A single genomic interval of Aureliella helgolandensis harbors:
- a CDS encoding TraR/DksA family transcriptional regulator: MSRQTAIAKLRAVLFQRRELIRSALRGDLHALRQLKNASGELADVALDSSDEEVSSQRAELESHELDAIDNALSRMNSGKFGNCEGCDKKIPLARLEILPFATLCIACQVKLENSGFADWTELTSSA, from the coding sequence ATGTCCCGACAGACCGCCATCGCAAAACTCAGAGCAGTGCTATTCCAACGTCGCGAGTTAATCCGCAGCGCACTCCGCGGGGATCTCCACGCTTTGCGACAACTCAAAAACGCATCGGGAGAGCTGGCGGATGTTGCGTTGGACTCTTCCGATGAAGAAGTGTCCAGCCAGCGGGCAGAACTTGAATCGCACGAGTTGGACGCAATTGACAATGCGCTCAGTCGTATGAATAGCGGAAAATTTGGCAATTGCGAAGGATGTGATAAGAAGATCCCTTTGGCGAGACTGGAGATTCTGCCCTTTGCCACGCTCTGCATTGCCTGCCAAGTAAAACTGGAAAATTCCGGCTTTGCAGACTGGACCGAACTGACGTCAAGTGCGTAG
- the msrA gene encoding peptide-methionine (S)-S-oxide reductase MsrA produces the protein MHCLVSSPGPILVRLSICAALICGPFVACESRAQKSDTAVSDNANNDDSKPQQVSKPLEDTPAGKETAAQSQAIATFGGGCFWCVEAVFENMQGVQSVVSGYAGGAGANPSYKAVCTGRTGHAEVCQIHYDPAVVSYPELLEVFWKTHDPTTLNRQGADIGTQYRSIIMYHDDEQKELAEKYKAKLNDAGAFRSPVVTEIAKLTPFYEAEGYHQDYYRNNPNDGYCAGVVRPKVEKFKQVFADKVADPK, from the coding sequence ATGCATTGCTTGGTGAGTTCCCCCGGTCCAATCTTGGTCCGCTTGAGTATTTGCGCTGCGTTGATTTGCGGGCCGTTTGTGGCTTGCGAATCGCGAGCTCAGAAGTCGGATACCGCCGTTAGCGATAATGCAAACAACGACGATTCCAAGCCACAGCAGGTTTCCAAGCCCCTCGAGGATACTCCGGCTGGCAAGGAGACGGCTGCCCAATCACAGGCAATTGCCACATTTGGGGGTGGGTGTTTTTGGTGCGTTGAAGCCGTCTTCGAGAATATGCAAGGCGTGCAGAGTGTGGTTTCAGGTTACGCGGGCGGAGCTGGCGCCAATCCCTCCTACAAAGCGGTTTGCACGGGAAGGACAGGGCATGCCGAGGTCTGTCAGATTCACTATGACCCAGCGGTCGTAAGCTACCCCGAGCTCCTGGAGGTGTTCTGGAAGACACACGATCCCACCACGCTCAATCGCCAAGGAGCTGATATTGGTACGCAGTATCGCTCCATCATCATGTATCACGATGACGAGCAAAAGGAACTGGCCGAGAAGTACAAAGCCAAGCTCAACGATGCTGGAGCGTTCCGTAGCCCTGTTGTAACTGAGATTGCTAAGTTAACGCCATTCTATGAAGCGGAAGGCTATCATCAGGACTACTACCGCAATAATCCCAACGACGGATATTGCGCCGGAGTCGTTCGTCCCAAGGTGGAAAAGTTCAAGCAAGTGTTTGCAGACAAAGTTGCGGATCCCAAGTGA
- a CDS encoding ABC transporter ATP-binding protein → MIEISEFGKDYGEFTAVGSISLKIEAGEMFGFIGPNGAGKSTTIRYLATLLKATRGDATVNGYSVNKDPMNVRRSIGYMPDDFGVYDGMKVWEFLDFFAVAYKIGRSQRKQVIMDVLELLDLGHKRDDFVNGLSRGMKQRLCLAKTLVHDPPVLILDEPTSGLDPRARIEVKALLKELRRMGKTVLISSHILSELADCCSSIGIIERGELLMSGPIDNVYRQIRRNRQVDIRFNGQVEAGVSILRSCPELRDIEILGDRVLVELEADDQQLAEIMNRLVQGGVSMRSFNDKEPTLEDVFMMVTKGLVT, encoded by the coding sequence ATGATTGAAATCTCAGAGTTTGGAAAAGACTATGGCGAATTTACAGCCGTGGGCTCCATATCGCTTAAGATCGAAGCGGGAGAGATGTTTGGGTTCATTGGCCCCAACGGAGCTGGAAAAAGCACGACCATTCGCTACTTGGCAACCCTACTGAAGGCGACGCGGGGGGATGCCACGGTCAACGGATACAGCGTCAACAAAGATCCGATGAATGTCCGCCGCAGTATCGGCTACATGCCCGACGACTTTGGTGTCTACGACGGAATGAAGGTTTGGGAGTTTCTCGATTTTTTTGCGGTGGCCTACAAGATCGGTCGCTCCCAACGCAAGCAAGTCATTATGGACGTGCTGGAACTGTTGGATCTAGGGCACAAACGGGACGATTTCGTCAACGGGTTGTCGCGAGGAATGAAGCAGAGGTTATGCCTAGCCAAGACGCTGGTGCATGATCCCCCCGTGTTGATTCTCGACGAGCCTACGAGCGGATTGGATCCACGCGCACGAATCGAGGTCAAGGCACTACTCAAAGAGCTGCGTCGGATGGGAAAGACGGTTTTGATCAGCAGCCACATTTTGTCGGAGCTGGCCGACTGTTGCTCTTCAATTGGAATTATTGAGCGTGGTGAATTGCTGATGAGTGGTCCGATCGACAATGTGTATCGTCAGATTCGCCGAAATCGGCAAGTGGACATTCGTTTCAATGGGCAGGTGGAAGCTGGGGTTTCCATTCTGCGTTCGTGCCCCGAGCTACGCGACATCGAAATCTTGGGAGATCGAGTACTCGTTGAACTTGAAGCGGACGATCAGCAATTAGCGGAAATCATGAATCGCCTAGTCCAAGGAGGAGTTTCAATGCGGAGCTTTAATGACAAAGAGCCGACATTGGAAGACGTGTTCATGATGGTGACCAAGGGGCTCGTTACCTAA
- a CDS encoding SDR family NAD(P)-dependent oxidoreductase, translated as MRLDGRTALITGGTQGVGAAIADALAQAGCNLLLHGLQADDHSRQTQQDCQRHGVEVRCLFSDLTAPVPDCVDRILEHCDPADVPILVNNAGTFCDKPFLEMDYATFDRTFRLNVAAGYFLTQAFARRWIAQGVAGRVLFTGSINGELAEPNHTAYDSSKGAVRTLVRSLCVALAPHRIRVNSMAPGLVISPLTAPSLQPGSADLAWMQLHTPNGQVPSATACGSAALFLLSDEAEHVHGQTLMVDGGMSVWQQPDLPSHLRAQWK; from the coding sequence ATGCGACTCGACGGTAGAACCGCTTTAATCACCGGTGGAACTCAAGGCGTCGGGGCGGCGATCGCCGACGCTTTGGCCCAAGCCGGTTGCAATCTGTTGCTCCATGGACTGCAGGCCGACGATCACAGTCGGCAGACCCAGCAGGATTGCCAACGCCATGGTGTCGAGGTTCGCTGCCTGTTCTCCGATCTGACCGCGCCAGTCCCCGACTGCGTGGATCGCATTCTTGAGCACTGCGACCCTGCCGATGTCCCCATCCTGGTCAACAACGCGGGCACATTCTGCGACAAGCCATTTTTGGAAATGGACTACGCAACCTTCGATCGTACATTTCGCCTAAACGTGGCAGCGGGCTACTTTCTAACCCAAGCCTTTGCTCGCCGCTGGATCGCCCAGGGCGTCGCAGGACGCGTTCTGTTTACAGGCTCGATCAATGGTGAACTCGCGGAACCTAACCATACGGCGTATGACTCCAGTAAAGGTGCGGTGCGAACCCTGGTCCGCAGCTTGTGCGTAGCGTTGGCACCGCACCGTATTCGCGTCAATTCCATGGCCCCAGGATTAGTCATATCCCCGCTAACCGCTCCCTCGCTTCAGCCGGGCTCTGCCGACCTGGCATGGATGCAATTGCATACACCCAATGGACAGGTTCCATCGGCGACCGCGTGCGGTTCAGCGGCATTGTTCCTCTTGAGCGACGAAGCCGAACACGTCCACGGTCAGACCCTCATGGTCGATGGTGGAATGAGTGTTTGGCAGCAACCAGATTTGCCCTCCCATCTTCGCGCTCAATGGAAGTAG
- a CDS encoding Gfo/Idh/MocA family protein produces MTVEHPQNEDSRRAFLKQTATVASLATVPYFFSSPKTLAQETKSKNDRIPIGVIGAGGMAQGNMNAAKEWLDVVAIADVDSDRGASANQKMSGGKADVYEDYRQVIERDDIDVLHIATPDHWHTKPLIEAMLAGKDVYCEKPLTLTIDEGKLIRKVQQETGRIVQVGTQQRSTFNLFVKAMAMVAEGRVGKIQKITVSIGGAPSSPSIPVVDVPKNLNWDKWLGPAPATDYRWLGATDDRKQVNTNCHYEFRWWYEYSGGKLTDWGAHHVDIAVWALQLNGQSDGPLSIGGSAEHPVEFVDGVPAQHDRYNTATKFSFKTVYPGGTELWIESNGRNGVLIEGDQGRIFVSRGNLTGAPVDALKDNPLPEDAIQKVYKGLPMESNERKAHWACFLNCVRSRQEPISDVHSHMKMLNICHLAGISARLGRELKWDEKSEQIVGDDQANSMLGREYRSGFEIEI; encoded by the coding sequence ATGACAGTCGAACATCCCCAAAACGAAGACTCTCGACGAGCTTTCCTGAAGCAAACGGCCACCGTCGCCTCGTTGGCTACCGTCCCCTACTTCTTCTCCTCCCCCAAGACATTGGCCCAGGAAACCAAGTCGAAGAACGACCGAATCCCCATCGGCGTCATCGGTGCTGGCGGAATGGCACAAGGAAACATGAATGCCGCTAAGGAGTGGCTGGATGTAGTCGCCATCGCCGACGTCGACTCCGATCGCGGGGCGTCTGCAAATCAAAAGATGAGCGGAGGTAAAGCGGATGTCTACGAAGACTATCGCCAAGTCATCGAGCGCGATGATATTGATGTGCTTCACATCGCGACTCCCGACCACTGGCATACCAAACCGTTGATCGAAGCCATGTTGGCCGGCAAAGACGTGTACTGCGAAAAACCACTCACGCTGACGATCGATGAAGGCAAACTCATCCGCAAGGTTCAACAGGAAACCGGTCGAATCGTTCAGGTTGGAACTCAACAACGAAGTACCTTCAACCTGTTTGTAAAAGCGATGGCCATGGTGGCCGAGGGACGCGTGGGCAAAATTCAGAAGATCACCGTATCCATCGGTGGCGCCCCATCCAGTCCGTCCATTCCCGTGGTCGATGTCCCCAAGAATTTGAACTGGGATAAGTGGCTGGGGCCAGCTCCAGCGACCGACTATCGCTGGTTAGGTGCTACCGATGACCGCAAGCAGGTCAACACGAACTGCCATTATGAATTCCGCTGGTGGTACGAATACTCCGGTGGAAAATTGACGGACTGGGGTGCCCACCATGTTGACATCGCAGTCTGGGCCTTGCAATTGAACGGCCAGAGTGATGGCCCCTTGTCCATCGGCGGTTCTGCCGAGCATCCGGTTGAATTCGTCGACGGAGTTCCTGCCCAGCACGACCGATACAATACCGCTACCAAGTTTTCATTCAAGACGGTCTATCCGGGCGGAACCGAACTCTGGATCGAATCCAATGGCCGCAATGGCGTTCTCATCGAAGGAGACCAAGGGCGAATCTTTGTGAGCCGTGGTAATCTTACCGGTGCTCCCGTGGACGCTCTCAAAGACAACCCACTCCCAGAGGATGCGATTCAAAAGGTCTACAAAGGCCTCCCCATGGAAAGCAATGAACGCAAGGCTCACTGGGCTTGCTTCCTCAATTGCGTGCGCTCCCGCCAAGAGCCAATCTCGGATGTCCATTCCCACATGAAAATGCTGAATATTTGCCACCTAGCTGGCATCTCAGCCCGGTTGGGACGTGAACTCAAATGGGACGAGAAATCGGAGCAAATTGTAGGGGACGACCAAGCCAATTCGATGCTCGGACGCGAGTACCGTAGCGGCTTTGAAATCGAAATCTAG
- a CDS encoding glycosyltransferase — MPTKKILPARTAPLRVKFVLTSLPVGGAETLLLNLISRLDRQAFQAEVVCLKEPGQLGIDVSQLVPVHSHLLNSKWDLRVLPRLVKLFRESKTDVVVTVGAGDKMFWGRLAAYFAKVPVVCSALHSTGWPDGVGRMNRWLTSVTDGFIACAASHAKFLVDFERFPKEHVFTIPNGIDTSRFHPDAPQRDWLRTELGVASDARLVGIVAALRSEKNHLQFVEAATQVIRNRANTHFVIIGEGPERASIEKAIEATSQKSHFHLLGNRHDTERCLAALDVFCLTSKNEANPVSILEALACEVPVVAPNVGSISETVINGKTGLLTSPMESSSTAAAILTLLSDSELSEQMGRSGRQLVAESSSLERMVQGYETLWEQLYNAKAAIHQSAPWKRPPANSAASPNLGLHEVLPSQPDVALFH; from the coding sequence GTGCCAACTAAGAAAATTCTCCCGGCTCGCACAGCTCCACTACGCGTAAAATTTGTACTCACAAGCTTGCCGGTTGGCGGTGCGGAAACGCTTCTCTTGAACCTCATCAGTCGGTTGGATCGGCAGGCATTCCAAGCCGAAGTTGTCTGCCTCAAGGAACCTGGCCAACTGGGAATCGACGTATCACAGCTCGTTCCAGTGCATTCCCATCTACTGAATTCCAAGTGGGACTTACGTGTTCTACCTAGATTGGTCAAGCTCTTTCGCGAGTCGAAGACCGACGTGGTCGTTACCGTGGGCGCGGGAGACAAGATGTTTTGGGGGCGCCTAGCAGCCTATTTCGCTAAGGTCCCAGTCGTGTGCAGCGCACTACATTCCACCGGCTGGCCCGACGGCGTGGGCCGCATGAATCGGTGGCTTACGTCAGTGACCGATGGCTTCATTGCATGCGCCGCCTCTCACGCAAAATTTTTGGTTGATTTTGAACGGTTCCCCAAAGAACATGTCTTTACCATTCCCAATGGAATCGACACGTCACGTTTCCACCCAGATGCCCCCCAACGCGACTGGCTCCGAACGGAGCTGGGCGTTGCTTCCGACGCTAGGCTTGTGGGGATCGTGGCCGCGCTGCGCTCGGAAAAAAACCACCTACAATTCGTCGAAGCAGCCACTCAGGTAATCCGCAATCGCGCCAACACGCACTTTGTGATCATCGGTGAAGGTCCAGAACGTGCTTCGATTGAAAAAGCAATTGAAGCCACGAGCCAAAAATCCCATTTTCATCTACTCGGGAACCGCCACGATACCGAGCGTTGCCTAGCGGCACTCGACGTCTTCTGTTTAACAAGCAAGAACGAAGCCAATCCCGTTTCCATCCTAGAGGCACTGGCTTGCGAAGTTCCGGTCGTGGCACCCAACGTGGGATCGATATCGGAAACAGTCATCAACGGCAAGACGGGGTTGCTGACATCTCCAATGGAATCCTCCAGCACGGCAGCCGCAATTCTTACCCTCCTTTCCGATTCGGAGCTTTCCGAGCAGATGGGACGGTCCGGACGACAGTTGGTAGCAGAGTCGAGCAGTCTAGAACGCATGGTCCAGGGCTACGAAACGCTGTGGGAGCAGCTCTACAACGCAAAAGCCGCCATTCATCAGTCCGCTCCCTGGAAGCGACCACCTGCCAACTCGGCGGCTTCTCCCAACCTTGGACTTCACGAGGTCTTGCCAAGCCAGCCAGACGTCGCCCTGTTCCATTAG
- a CDS encoding O-antigen ligase family protein, giving the protein MPFLVLTLCLALGVWSVIALVRGSVFLSTALFLVSTSCLPAEFFAVDAASLTWTLDRFWFLLLAAQVAIQWYRGELVLNRLENVDVTIGLFALWLVARTMTQPLGAVLPGQPPTLMHLINGYLIPFALYAALRTARLDVAKLKPALYLLIAMGCYLSLTAFLESAKLWSFVFPHFISDPALGIHFGRARGPMLQSVRLGICIIACWLPAILFTIWLNPGSRERMMLAAFVTPLMWGAAFLTLTRSIWMGLGLVICILVYFCLKGLPQRIAIVSILFGALGVLVLKGPELVAFKREYSAAETRESTYMRAAFAYVSLEMIKDRPVSGFGFNQFQVYNRPYLSDRSTDIRLESIRGYVHHNSFLSLMVDLGIVGFALFTFVGMAACQQAMALWRNEEAPQWARGLAIILLCMGGVHLIQMAFHEVSFSSIENGFLFSAVGLVVAANQQFRSSAARSTCQQSDAMDLAMNSNQNH; this is encoded by the coding sequence ATGCCATTTCTTGTACTGACCCTTTGTCTAGCTCTCGGCGTGTGGTCGGTAATCGCCTTGGTGCGAGGTTCGGTTTTCTTATCCACGGCGCTCTTTCTGGTTTCAACCAGTTGTCTTCCGGCGGAGTTTTTCGCCGTGGACGCAGCGAGCCTAACATGGACGCTCGATCGCTTTTGGTTTCTCTTGCTGGCTGCGCAGGTCGCCATTCAATGGTATCGCGGCGAACTGGTCCTGAATCGCCTCGAGAATGTTGATGTGACTATTGGATTGTTCGCACTCTGGTTGGTTGCGCGAACGATGACGCAACCCTTGGGGGCGGTTCTGCCCGGTCAGCCCCCCACGCTCATGCACCTAATCAATGGCTATTTGATTCCCTTCGCACTCTACGCCGCCCTGCGAACCGCTAGGCTAGACGTTGCGAAATTGAAGCCTGCGTTGTATTTGCTCATCGCAATGGGATGCTATCTGTCGTTAACTGCGTTTTTAGAATCCGCAAAACTCTGGAGTTTCGTGTTTCCCCATTTCATCAGTGATCCCGCGCTGGGAATTCACTTTGGAAGAGCGCGTGGCCCAATGCTGCAATCGGTCCGGTTGGGGATATGCATTATTGCTTGTTGGCTACCGGCAATCCTGTTTACGATTTGGCTGAATCCCGGTTCTCGCGAGCGCATGATGCTGGCGGCTTTCGTAACGCCCTTGATGTGGGGTGCTGCTTTCCTAACGTTGACCCGCAGCATCTGGATGGGGCTGGGGCTCGTCATCTGTATCTTGGTCTATTTTTGCCTCAAAGGGTTGCCTCAGCGTATTGCGATTGTCAGCATCCTGTTTGGAGCACTTGGTGTCTTGGTGCTCAAGGGCCCAGAATTGGTCGCCTTCAAGCGAGAATACTCCGCGGCTGAAACTAGAGAGAGTACCTACATGCGGGCTGCTTTCGCTTATGTTTCCTTAGAAATGATCAAGGACCGCCCCGTCTCCGGGTTTGGCTTCAACCAATTCCAAGTCTACAACCGCCCCTACCTGTCGGATCGATCCACCGATATTCGCCTCGAATCAATCCGAGGCTATGTGCATCACAACAGCTTCTTGAGCTTGATGGTCGATTTGGGAATTGTCGGTTTCGCCCTATTCACCTTCGTGGGAATGGCTGCCTGCCAACAGGCGATGGCTCTGTGGCGCAATGAGGAAGCACCGCAGTGGGCAAGAGGATTGGCGATTATTCTGCTGTGCATGGGCGGAGTGCATTTGATTCAAATGGCATTCCATGAGGTCTCTTTCTCATCCATTGAAAATGGATTTCTTTTCTCAGCGGTGGGACTGGTGGTAGCGGCCAATCAACAATTCCGCTCGTCGGCTGCTAGGTCGACATGCCAGCAGTCGGATGCTATGGACCTGGCCATGAATTCGAATCAAAACCATTAG
- a CDS encoding polysaccharide deacetylase family protein: MSTRIKEPALWLYQKVTSRQRTRLFDRLQSSGRVPVAILFYHRIADAAPNDWTMNCKDFALQLDWLQDNFDVVSLQEAQNRIQSPTNTRPTVAISFDDGYSENTDFAIPELVRRGLTATYFVATDFVRKGTAFPHDIAAGCPLPPNTIEQLRQYVDAGIQIGAHTRTHLDLGSTQDKAAVRAEIEGSRRDLRDWLGIECDYFAFPFGLPPNTSQLAVDLIQELGFRGFCTAYGAWNWPGSEGTHLKRIHADPGLVSLRNWLTLDPRKLEDKRELPFSTANSIPRLPPLPTYACSSLPSAV; the protein is encoded by the coding sequence ATGAGCACGCGTATCAAAGAACCAGCTCTCTGGCTCTATCAGAAGGTCACGTCGCGCCAGAGAACGCGGTTGTTTGATCGGCTTCAGAGCAGCGGCCGCGTTCCCGTTGCCATCCTGTTCTACCATCGCATTGCAGATGCAGCTCCTAACGACTGGACGATGAATTGCAAAGACTTCGCACTGCAGCTCGACTGGCTGCAGGACAACTTTGATGTTGTCTCCCTGCAGGAGGCACAGAATCGCATTCAGTCACCCACCAATACACGACCGACAGTCGCAATCTCATTTGATGACGGATACTCCGAGAACACCGATTTTGCCATTCCAGAACTGGTGCGGCGAGGGCTGACGGCGACCTACTTTGTCGCAACAGACTTCGTTCGCAAGGGGACAGCCTTCCCACACGACATTGCCGCAGGCTGTCCGCTGCCGCCCAATACCATCGAACAATTGCGGCAGTACGTCGACGCAGGTATTCAAATTGGTGCCCATACGCGAACGCACCTGGACCTTGGCTCGACGCAAGACAAAGCCGCGGTACGAGCTGAAATCGAGGGTAGCCGCCGAGATTTACGTGATTGGCTGGGGATTGAGTGCGACTATTTTGCGTTTCCGTTTGGCCTCCCCCCCAACACCTCCCAGCTAGCCGTCGATCTTATTCAAGAGCTAGGATTCCGAGGATTTTGCACCGCCTACGGAGCGTGGAATTGGCCTGGCAGTGAGGGCACGCATTTGAAGCGAATTCACGCCGATCCTGGACTCGTCAGCCTGAGAAACTGGTTGACGCTTGATCCTCGCAAGCTGGAAGACAAGCGAGAACTACCTTTCAGTACGGCAAACTCCATCCCTCGGCTTCCCCCACTCCCCACCTACGCATGTTCATCTCTCCCATCGGCGGTGTGA
- a CDS encoding S1C family serine protease — protein sequence MRKLCLTRRLICIALGLLAAKLNVATAHAQIVLRPSLDPPSAASEYANGDYADSSRRQRPVSREAPLSSVSRDYNQPVLPESNSRAHEFKELRAEADALSRQLTLVRRIVHFASPTIVHIEATKTAETGKGFASSRIEEAGAGVLVNVAGTPHVLTNRHVIHPADIHSIRLELNSGRRLQPTQVWTDPSTDVAIIQIAERDLVTAELGDSDAMEVGDFVLAIGSPFGLSHSVTSGILSAKGRRNLELGSKEIEIQNFFQTDAAINPGNSGGPLLNYYGQIVGINTAIASNSGGNEGIGFTIPINMAMVVAEQLVSSGRLQRAYLGVQLENAFDPITARRLGLGTNMGALVKSIIPNSPADRGGVRVGDVILEFNGSKIYNDGHLVQSVGLTPVGKSVSLVIFRNGQKLQATAVLDSSPES from the coding sequence GTGCGCAAGCTTTGCCTGACGAGACGCCTGATATGTATTGCCCTAGGGCTGTTGGCTGCCAAGCTCAACGTAGCTACGGCGCATGCACAGATAGTCCTAAGACCATCGCTGGACCCACCATCCGCTGCGAGCGAATACGCCAACGGCGATTATGCAGACTCCAGCCGACGGCAACGCCCAGTCTCGCGAGAGGCACCGCTGTCGAGTGTGTCGCGAGACTATAATCAACCGGTCCTTCCGGAAAGCAACAGCCGAGCTCATGAGTTTAAAGAGTTGCGTGCCGAGGCCGATGCTCTCTCGCGTCAACTAACACTCGTGCGGCGAATCGTTCACTTCGCCAGCCCGACCATCGTCCACATCGAAGCCACGAAAACAGCCGAGACAGGCAAGGGCTTTGCCAGTAGTCGTATCGAAGAGGCGGGAGCTGGTGTGCTGGTCAACGTTGCAGGCACTCCCCATGTGCTCACCAACCGTCACGTCATCCATCCAGCAGATATCCATTCGATCCGCCTCGAGCTGAACAGTGGTCGACGCCTTCAACCGACTCAAGTTTGGACCGATCCGTCTACTGACGTAGCCATTATTCAAATCGCAGAACGCGACCTAGTCACCGCCGAACTTGGCGACAGTGACGCAATGGAAGTAGGCGACTTTGTCCTCGCCATCGGTAGCCCATTCGGCCTCAGCCACTCAGTCACCTCCGGGATTCTCAGCGCCAAAGGGCGGCGCAATTTGGAACTCGGGTCCAAAGAAATTGAAATCCAGAATTTCTTCCAGACGGATGCTGCGATTAATCCAGGCAATAGTGGTGGCCCACTTCTCAATTACTACGGTCAAATTGTTGGCATCAACACCGCAATCGCCAGCAATTCAGGTGGAAACGAGGGGATTGGCTTTACCATTCCCATCAATATGGCGATGGTCGTTGCCGAACAACTGGTCTCGAGTGGACGCTTGCAACGCGCTTACCTCGGTGTCCAATTGGAAAATGCATTTGACCCAATCACCGCCCGCCGTCTTGGCTTGGGGACCAACATGGGAGCTCTCGTAAAATCGATTATTCCCAACTCCCCGGCCGATCGAGGAGGAGTGAGGGTCGGCGATGTGATCCTGGAGTTTAACGGATCGAAAATCTACAACGACGGACATCTGGTCCAATCCGTTGGACTCACGCCCGTTGGAAAATCGGTCTCGCTGGTCATCTTCAGAAATGGTCAAAAGCTCCAAGCCACCGCCGTGCTAGATTCCAGTCCAGAATCCTAA
- a CDS encoding tetratricopeptide repeat protein yields the protein MQLDPFRWPVSIAGFVYDWIITREWKKVLLVMWPVYLLIAGISFVFIASRGDHRALAQWYMELGDEEIAGWEQAWAPAVPSNTPEAESSVEEPSTTDEAAESEKRAEVSPFADVLFRRAQLLSPTDRAQFVIGATMAQRGAVAQAERMLVKIAPNSGPGGYAPAHAVLSEIFFPKVQRAPEQNLPILLHHLTQGARWERMPVRLLLIAAKLFADLGRGNEALSFMATAAERDPSQNVNLARLASALGNPRVAEQAGKTAEEHLRQVLQDDPKDAVARLTLAQFLAEQKRLDEAERLLFPQNLEFEVTPDIQRAQSEVYRLKFRMSVVGTSDGKSQAQIGYLDRAMRLDPTNPRVPEEIAQLAGSGGSKVNNEMVAMLRTFLAEGKATVATHAWLAETFLKREDYEQAIPHLEQVVIRLPTQPQSLNNLAYSLAASPSADRLEEALDYAQRCVISAAAAKTPRAEYYDTMGIILTRLERNQKAITAFENAIEIAPTVVDYHRRAAELYRRENNPQMAKSHEDVVRKLNAAAAAEPPQPASNAEAAAAESTTESPSIPADDKN from the coding sequence ATGCAACTCGATCCGTTTCGCTGGCCAGTGTCTATCGCAGGGTTTGTCTACGATTGGATTATCACCCGCGAATGGAAGAAGGTGTTACTGGTCATGTGGCCAGTGTACTTATTGATCGCCGGTATCAGTTTTGTGTTCATCGCATCTCGCGGTGATCATCGCGCTCTAGCCCAATGGTACATGGAGCTGGGGGACGAAGAGATCGCGGGCTGGGAACAAGCCTGGGCGCCAGCAGTGCCGTCGAATACGCCAGAAGCAGAATCCTCCGTAGAGGAGCCCTCCACCACCGATGAAGCAGCGGAAAGCGAGAAACGCGCTGAGGTATCGCCGTTCGCAGACGTACTCTTCCGCCGTGCTCAACTGCTTTCACCCACCGATCGCGCCCAGTTTGTGATCGGTGCGACAATGGCTCAACGAGGTGCCGTCGCCCAAGCAGAAAGAATGCTGGTTAAGATTGCCCCCAATAGCGGCCCCGGTGGCTATGCTCCAGCCCATGCCGTTTTGTCGGAGATTTTCTTTCCGAAAGTTCAGAGAGCTCCAGAACAGAATTTGCCAATCCTGCTCCATCACCTCACTCAGGGTGCGCGATGGGAGCGGATGCCAGTCCGTCTTCTGTTAATCGCAGCCAAGCTGTTCGCCGATCTAGGACGCGGCAACGAAGCACTCAGCTTTATGGCCACTGCAGCCGAACGCGATCCAAGTCAGAATGTCAATTTGGCCCGCTTGGCATCCGCCTTGGGAAATCCTCGCGTGGCGGAACAAGCTGGCAAGACAGCCGAAGAGCACTTGCGGCAAGTGCTCCAAGACGATCCTAAGGATGCGGTTGCACGCTTGACTCTCGCCCAATTTTTAGCCGAGCAAAAGAGATTGGATGAAGCCGAACGTCTGCTCTTCCCCCAGAACCTCGAATTCGAAGTTACACCCGATATTCAACGAGCCCAATCGGAGGTCTATCGACTCAAGTTTCGCATGAGCGTCGTGGGAACCAGCGACGGAAAATCTCAAGCTCAAATCGGTTACCTGGACCGCGCCATGCGCCTGGATCCCACCAACCCTCGTGTTCCAGAGGAGATCGCTCAGCTGGCGGGAAGCGGGGGTTCGAAGGTCAACAATGAGATGGTGGCCATGCTCCGAACCTTCTTGGCTGAAGGCAAGGCCACCGTTGCCACCCATGCCTGGCTAGCTGAAACCTTCTTAAAACGCGAAGATTACGAGCAGGCCATCCCGCACTTGGAACAAGTTGTCATTCGCCTACCTACGCAACCACAGTCTCTGAATAACCTAGCTTACTCCTTGGCAGCCAGCCCATCGGCAGACCGTCTGGAGGAGGCGCTGGACTACGCACAGCGGTGCGTTATTTCCGCCGCTGCAGCGAAAACCCCGCGGGCAGAATACTACGACACAATGGGTATTATTCTTACTCGCCTAGAACGCAATCAAAAGGCAATCACTGCGTTTGAGAACGCTATCGAGATTGCTCCGACCGTGGTGGACTACCACCGTCGCGCCGCTGAGCTTTATCGTCGCGAGAACAATCCACAGATGGCGAAGAGTCACGAAGACGTCGTCCGCAAGCTCAATGCGGCTGCGGCAGCCGAGCCGCCACAGCCCGCATCGAATGCAGAAGCTGCGGCAGCCGAGTCGACGACGGAATCGCCCTCCATTCCGGCGGATGACAAGAATTAG